DNA from Hypanus sabinus isolate sHypSab1 chromosome 16, sHypSab1.hap1, whole genome shotgun sequence:
gttgtcatttatttcaaggggaatagaatataaaatcaaggagataatgctgagcctttataaggcactagtcaggctgcacttaacaagaccataagatataggagcagaagtcggccaattggctcatcaagtctgctttgccattcaatcctgagctgatccaattcttccagtcataaaaccataaaaccatagaacattgcaacacagaaacaggccttttggcccttcttagctgtgccgaaccatttttctgcctagtcccactgacctgcacctggcccatatccctccatacacctctcattcatgtgcctgtccaagtttttcttaaatgttaaaagtgagaccgcatttatcacttcatctggcagctcattccatactcccaccactctctatgtggagATGccctcccaatgttccctttaaacttttcccccttcacccttaatccatgtcctctgtttttttttctcccccagcctcagtggaaaaagcctgcttgcagtcaCTGtatttatacccatcataattttatatacctctatcaagtctcccctcattcttctatgctccaaggaataaagttctaaccaattcaacctttctcggtaactcagtttctcaagtcccggcaacatccttataaacatgaggctgctaaacaagataagagcccatggaattacggggaaGTTACATacttggatagagcattggctgattggcagaaaacagagagtgggaataaagggatcccattctggttggctgccggttaccagtggcgttccacaggggtctgtgttggggccacttctttttacattgtatatcagcgatttggattatggaatagatggctttgtggctaagtttgctgatgatacaaagataggtggaggagccatTAGTGCTGAGgcaacagagagtctgcagagagatttggATAGGTTGGgggattgggcaaagaagtgacaaatgaaatacaatgtcagaaagtgtacagtcatgcattttggtagaagaaataaatgggcagactattatttaaatggggagagaattcaaagttctgagatgcaacaggacttgggagtcctcgtgcaggatacccttaaggttaatctccaggctgagtcggtggtgaagaaggtgaatgcaatgttggcattcatttctacaggaatagagtataggagcagggatgtgatgttgaggctctataaggcactggtaagacctcacttagaatactgtgttcagttttgggctccttatttaagaaaggatgtgctgacattggagagggttcagagaagattcactagaatgattccgggaatgagagggttaacatatgaggaacgtttgactgctcttggactgtactccttggagtttagaagaatgagggaggacctcatagaaacatttcgaatgttgaaaggcatggacagagtgcatgtggcaaaattgtttcccatggtaggggagtttagtacaagaggacatgacttaaggattgaagggcgcccattcagaacagagatgcgaagaaatttctttagccagagggtggtgaatctgtggaatttgttgccacaggtggtagtggagcccaagtcattggatgtatttaaggcagagattgataggtatctgagtagccagggcatcaaaggttatgttgagaaggtgggggaatgggactaaaggggagattggatcagctcaagataaaatggtggagcaggcttgatgggccgaatggccgacttctgctccttgtggtctaaaccttctctgcactctttcaactttattaatattcttcctgtaattcagtgaccaaaactgcacacaatactccgaattcagcctcaccaatgctttatataacctcaccataacattctaactcttatactcaataatttgatttataaaggccaatgtaccaaaagctctctttactaccttatctacctgtgacgccacttttagggaattttgtatctgtattcctagatccctctgttctactgcactcttcagtgccctaccatttaccttgtatgttctaccttggtttttccttccaaagtgcaatacctcacacttgtctgtattaaactccatctaccatttttcagcccatttttccagctggcccagatccctccgcaagctttggaaacctttctcactgtccactacacctctaatctttgtatcatcagtaaatttgctgatccaacttaccacattatcatccagatcattgatatagatgacaaataacaatggacccagaactgatccctgtgacacaccactcatcattctcactcccctgccttttccccattccTTTTAATGCCCTGGCTGTTCAAGaagctatctatctctgccttaaatacacccaatgactttgcctccacagcctcttgtggcaacaaattccatagatctaccaccctctgactaaagtaatttctccacgtctctgttctaaatggatgtccttcaatcatgaagttgtgcccccttgtcctagactcccctaccaggggaaataactttgccatatctaatctgttcattcagaatgtttctgtgagatcccccttcattctcctgaattccaaagAATACAGCCcaactgccagatgttcctcatatagtAACCTCTTCATTTCTTGAATCATTCTTgtcaatcttctctgaaccctctcaaatATCAGTTTATCCTTTCCAAAATAaagagcacaaaactgcacacaatactccaagggtggtctcacaagtgccttatagagcctcaacatcgcatccctgctcttctggcgagcattctgacaggctgcatcactgtctggtatggcaggggtggtggaggtggagctactgcacaggaccgaaagaagctgcagaggattgcaaatttagtcggctccatcttgggtgccAGCCaacaaagtacctaggacatctttaaggagcagtgtctcagaaaggcagtgtcgaTTATGAAGGAcaaccagcacccagggcatgcccttttctcactgttaccatcaggtaggagatacagaagcctgaaggcacacactcagtgattcaggaacggcttcttcccctctgacatccgattcctaaatggacattgaatctttggacactacctcacgtttttttttaatatacagtatttctgtttttgcacttctttaaaatctattcaatataggtaattgatttacttgtttatttatttttttaaattttatttattattttttctctctctgctagattatgtattgcattgaactactgctgctaagttaactaatttcatgtcacaagccagtgataataaacctgattctgattctgattatattttatatctctggaaatgaatgccaacattgcattcgccttcttcaccactgactcaaactggaggttaacctttagagtatccTGCAGAAGGACCCCAAGTGCCtttacatctctgcattttgaattctctccccatctaaacaatagtctgcctgtttatttcttccaccaaagtgcatgaccatacactttccaatattgtatttcatttgccacttctttgctcatccCCCTAAACTATCTCAGtctttctgcaggctctctatttcctcagcactacctgctcctccacctacctttgtatcaccagcaaatttagcTGCAAATCCATTAATCGcatagtctaaatcattgacatacatcataaaaagcagcagtcccaacaccaacccctgtggaactccactggtaaatggcagccagccagaataagatccctttattcccactcactgttttctgctgatcagctaaTCAACCCATGCTAGCAACTTCCCtggaattccatgggctcttatcttgctaagcagcctcatgtgcagcaccttgccaaaggccttctgaaaatccaagtacatcgtatctactgcatctcctttgtctaccctgcttgtaatttcctcaaaaaattgtattaggtttgtcaggcaggattttcttttcaggaaaccacatcgagtattgtcaacagttttaggctccatgtctgagaaaggatgtgttggcattggagagagtccaaaggagcTTCACAAgtatgattcctggaatgaaagggttaacatatgagttgcatttgacagctttgggcctgtactcactggaagttagaagattgcggggagatctcattgaaacctaccaaatgttgaaagaactagatagggtggatgtggagaggatgttccctttggtgggggtatccagaactggacagcacagcctcaagattgaggggcaaccctttacaatggaggtaaggaggaaatttttttatccaaagagtagtaaatctgtggaatgttctgccacagactgcagtggaggccaagtctgtgcatatatttaaagcagaagttgatcatttcctaatcggtcagggcatcaaaggatatggcgagaaggcaggtgtatgaatgggatctgggatcagccatgaaggaattgcagagcagactcaatgggctgaatggccgattctgctcctatgtcatatggtcttatggaccacaacatccttataaattttctctttattttttcaaccttgtttacatctttcattaggtaagtgaccaaaactgcacacaatactacaaattaagcctcaccaatgtcttatacaacttcaacataacatcccatctcctatactcaatactttgatttattaaggccaatgttccaaaagctctctttatgaccccacCTACCTGTGATATCACTTATTATGAATCATTGACCCCTTTTCTCTGCCACACTCCTAAGTGCCCAACCACTCACCATGTGAGACCTCCCCTAGTTGGTCCTATCCAagagcaacaccttgcacttacctgcatgaaattccatctgccatttttcagccgctttttttccagctggtccagatcctcgCTGTTCactgcacccccaatcttggtatcatctgcaaatttgctgattcagttaatcacattatcatccagattgttgatatagtgACAAACAAAAATgtacccaacaccaatccctgcggcactccactagtcacaggactTTAGTCAGAGGGGTAACTTCCTACTACaattctctgacttctcccacaaagccaatatcgaATCttatttactacctcatctttaaTGCCGAGTGACTGAACTTTCTAAACCAACCTCCCACACAGGACCTTGTCACAGGTGTACAGACACTATGGTTCAGTACCACGAGAACACTCCCTCATGCTTAGTCGTACAGTGGaaatggccattacagagatttgatTTCATGGTGATGTCTGGGCCACTGATCCAGTGCTGGTGGCTGATGAAGGGAATTAGTAAATGGTTATCTAGGTGGTCAGTATAGAGGTAGATGCATGGTAAATGTCTGCTTTTCTCAGTGTGATCAGAAACTGCTGGACTGTTGGAAAAACCAGCTGGATCTTGTGTTCTGTCTGACCTGCACTGTCCCATATGTAGCTCTACACTGCAACGTGCGTGAAAACTCCCCTCTGAAGTAGCCCAGTGAGGCTTAAAGCTTAGGGCTGATTGAGGGGTGGAAAGCAGCTGGTGGCAATGTCGCATTAATACTGAAGAACCCTGCAACCAGGTTATAATGCAGGAAACTGCAGCTTGTGAGTACACAGAAAGATTCCACAGAGTCTGCTGGTGCCAGCTGTGTGTTGTGCTGCATGATTGAAAGTTGAATGattcacatctctctctctctcccacctctcttcccatcactctctccacctctcactacctctctccccttttctcTCCTCATCCATCTCCcttactccctctctctcaccctcactccctcctgcctctctcttcccctacatctccccctctctctaaccctctccctctctccccccctttctccctctccccctctttcttccccttctttctctccctttctctctctccccgtatcacctctcctcttttcccctttctctctttctttccctcctctctctctcccatctttccccacctcttcccctctttctctcaccctttctttctcccccctctctctgtgtGCCTCTGCACTAGCTGTCCAGCGAGGACGGATTCCTGCAGCTCAGTCCAACCCTGGGGAGCTCTCACTGTCACCCGGAGACCAGCTCAAAGGAAACAACATCTCAGGCCTCATCTCCCTGCTGCTGCGAGCTGAGCCCTACCCCACTTCACGCTTCAGTACCCAGTGTACTCAGTACAACCTGCTGAGTATTGATAACATCTGCGAGCTGGCCGCACGCTTGCTCTTCAGTGCCGTCGAGTGGGCTCGCAACATCCCTTTCTTCCACGAGCTCCAGGTCTCGGATCAGGTGGCCTTGCTGAGGCTCAGCTGGAGTGAGCTCTTCGTACTGAATGCTGCCCaatcctcactgcccctccatATGGCTCCTCTGCTGGCAGCCGCTGGCCTCCACTCCACACAGATGTCTGCCGACAGGGTGGTGACCTTCATGGACCAGATACGTGCCTTTCAGGATCAAGTGGAGAAGCTCAAGGTCTTGCAGGTTGACTCTGCTGAGTACAGCTGCCTGAAGGCCATCGCCCTCTACACTCCAGGTTAGTGGGACAGCACAATTGGCGGGACTGAAAAGTCTGTACAAAGGGACAGCGAGGTTAGCAGGGCTGAGTGGTCTGCACGAAGCACCTATACTGAGTACAGCTCCCTGAAATGCATCTACACATTAAGCTAGTGGGACAGTAGGGCTGGTGGGACTGAGGGGTCTGTACTGACCACTAAACTGGAGGGTAGAGGGTGATAGGCTTCAAGCTGCTGTACTCCCTCACTACCGTGCTAACTCAGTTGTTTACTCCTCTCCCCCAGATGCCTCAGGTCTCTCTGAACCAGCCCACATCGAGAGCCTACAGGAGAGGGTTCAGGAATGTCTGGCTGAGTACGTGCGCTGCCAGTATCCACCACAGCCTCAACGTTTTGGCAAACTGCTCCTCCGGCTGCCTGCCCTCCGTGCTGTACCAGCTTCCCTCATTGGACAACTCTTCTTCATGAGGCTGGTGGGGAAGACGCCCATCGAGACGCTTATCAGAGACATGCTGCTGTCTGGTGGCTCTTTCAATTGGCCTTATTTACCCACTCAATGAAAGGCCAGGATAGCCACGGGCTCCCACCCACTTCAGCGCCCTCACCGGCAATGCCACGAACATTACTGGAAATGATTTGTGGGATTGTTAAGAACCGAATGGGCTAAAGTATTTCAATTAGTGCAGATATGTGTTTTTCCTTTGCTTAAAGAGATTTGAGCTGTAATTTAAGAACATCTGGCCAGATGATAATGGCCTGTCCACTCATCCAATAAGAGTTGGTGATGCTGAGAGCTGGGGTAAGGGACCAATCAACCTGTGCTCCTGTTTGACCCCTGACCCTCCTTCCATTCCTACCCATACCCCACCAACATCCCTCTCCCACCAGTTCATGTTCGGACCCCATCCTTCTCCCACTCCTCCCCTAATCTTGTTCCGACTCCCAACCCTCTCCTATTCCCTCTCCTACCCCTGTTCTGacacccatccctctcccactcctcccctACCCGTTCCGacacccatccctctcccactcctcccctAATCCTGTTCCAACTCCCAACCCTCTCTAACTTCTTCTCCTACCCCGTTCCAacctccatccctctcccactccctcctctACCCCTGTTCCAATTCTGACTCACATCACTCTCCCACTTCCTCCCCTACCTCTGTTCCAacactcatcacctcccactttctcccctaCCCCTGTTCCAGTTTCGACTCCCAtcacttcccactccctcccctacccctATTCCAACTTCcattcctctcccactcccttacCTGCCACTTATGACTCCCATCCCTCTCCCATTCCCTCCCGTAACCCTGCTCTAATTGTGAATCATATCCCTCTCCCATTCCCTTCCCTACTTCTGTTCCAGTTCTGACTCCCATACGCTCCCATTCCCTCCCCTAACCCTGCTCTAATTGTGACTCATATCCCTCTCCCATTCCCTTCCCTACCCCTATTCCAGTtctgactcccatccactcccattccctcccctGACCCTGCTGTAATTCTGACTCCCATCCGCTCCCATTCCCTCCCCTACCCCTATTCCAGTTCCGATGCCTGTCTCTGCCCACTCCTGTGTGTTGAACTGGTTACCTGAACCTAGTGGGTAGAAAATGGTTCTGTGGATCCAGCACATGTGAATACCCAGCAGAAACTACTTGGCTGATTCAGCAGTTCTCACATGATGAATGATGAGAGAGTGTGTGGCTTGAGGTCAGTGAAACCCAGGAATACCTCGTAGCCttggagagagagataaaaatcCAAAGGGAAAACTAGGGGAAACTTCAATTGGATTTAAGAATTAATAAAGGATAAAACCCACCTTCTTCTGCGTCCACCGCCAGTTGTGCTGAAATGGCCAACTTTATGTTTAACTAGGACCATTCCCTGCAGTTGGGTGGAGATGGGGCCACCACATCAATCATGCACAAGCTGTCCACCACTGTACAGCTCTGATTTGGGATGTTGTACCTTCTCCAATGTTGTTACGCTGGGAAGTCTGAGCAATCTTGAAAAGCACTTCACAATCTCCCAAGAACATGATGTTACCACACATAGGGTGATCAGAAGAGCCAACAGGGCTCTCAGGGTGTAATGAAAATGAAGCAAGGAAAGAGGGAAGAATAATTGAAGAGGCAGCATGAGCTCATTCTGCTGGGACAAATGCTTCCTTTGACATTACCACTTTTACAGTGCTGGACTCTTCCTTAGCTCAGCACTGCAAGGCAAGAGTCACATAATCTGGTCTAGATGTTGTCTAGTAATACTACATTCCTGCCGATTGGATCTTTGTGATGTATCTTTTAATTGTGCATTCTTGCTTGTGGTGTAGCTCTTGACCCGTGAAAAGTTGCAATAAAATATCCTTATTTTCTTCCTGTTTCTGATGAGAGTACAATACTGTCAAATACCTTTCTGTGTCTGCACGTAACAGTGGTCAACAGTGAATAGCTTCCACATCACAACACTGACGTCCAACTGTATCCTAAACAGCAGGTAGAAATTGCCAACACTGGCATTTCACAATTTAGCTGGGCATTCAGAAAGATACATTAGCAGTCAAATTCACTAGAGGTGGTACACGTTCAAGGTGAAATTCACTAGGAGAGATAAACATTAGGATACACATTCCCTGGGAATGAACTATCCAGAGTGAAGGCCTGGGATTCTTTAGGGTTAAACTTTTCCTGGCATTGTAGTGTCAGGTAGTCATTAGGCAAGGATagagctatttggcccatcatgggTTTTCTGGCCATCCAGCCCTTGCCTGTACTTGGTCTGTGTACATATCAGTGCTCAAATTCACCATGAATGAGATGCATTCATAACGGAATGAGATACTTTTGTATGTGACACTCGTTAAGAGTGGAGTATGTCAGCAGGGAGATGTGAACATTATTTGGAATAACGTAAAACTGCATTGCATTAACTGGAGACACATGAAACTGCGTACCTCCCCTCTATCAGTCCATTCGAATATTGAccatccatttccctctacaggcGCCGCCTGTCCTTGTGAGTTGCTCAAAATCTTGATCCTTTTTCCACTCCATTGATTGCCTGTTTTCAGCCAGGGAACATTTGAACAATGTATCCAGTGGTCAATCTGAAGACAAGTAATCAAGGTTAGAAGTTCATTGGCTGGCAAGTGAGGAGTGTCTGTGCACAGAACATTAGCAAGTGTGTCCGCTGTTGGTTCTAAAGAGAGGAAGAGACCTTCCATCTGCAGAGGCTTGGTCAATGCTCTGCACTTCACTGGGAAGACGGAAGGGGCCTTGAGGTGGGAGTGGCAGGAGGAAGCAGTAGAGTGGGGAGAAGCTCTGTAAACTGTTATGTATTCCAGCAAGAGTAGAATGCAAAATGGTGGATAAATccacaagattcaagattgtgtaacattatttccaatacacaagtgtaaaggagaacagaataattgttactccggatccatcgcaacacaaaaaaaaacacaataagagaaatgacacaataataataataaaacgatatatataagtacataagatagcttatatacatagattgatcgtATGTCTATAAGATGACACTacgtacaggagtgtctgtatataGGTGACTcttacaggaaatgataaagtagtggtgtttgGAGTGTGTGGTGAAGCAGGTAAGTGGGTGAAGGTATTGATCAGATTTACTGCTTGTGGAAAGTAATTATTTTTGAGActgatggtcctggtgtggatattatgtagcctcctccctgatgggcaTGATCGGTCAATGAGCAGGGTcagtgagatccttcatgatgttactggtcctTTCCTAGTACCTTTTTGTATATATGTCTCTTCTGTATATATTTGGCTGGTGCTGGAGATGCAGTGGGCAGTTTTGATTACCCATTATAGAGCCTTCCTGCCCACCACAGTACCGTTTCTGAACCATGCAGTGATACAGCTTGTCGGGATGCTCTCTGCTGCACATCTGAGGAATGACATGGATATAGATCAGAGGAGAGAAATTATTTGCTGCGATGGTGGAGCCCAGAACGAGAGGTTGATCTGAGCACTTTGTTGAGGAGTCCAGAGGTGAGCCCCAACAGGTTGGTGGCACTAGGCCCACAGAAAGGGTCAGGACTGATCCAGCAGCCATAGTGAGCCTTCTGCTGCCAGGTGAGATTTGGTATCACCAGAAAGTGACAGAGCTGTGGATGAGTTTGTAGAAAACTGCCTGGTGAGCCTGCAGATTATAGGAAGGCCTTCACTGATCAGTCATCACAGGGTATCAGTTCCACCAACTCCTGCACCCTACAGTCTCCACACAAGTTATTTTCACAGATAGCACAGAACAAGGGAAAAATACAATTAAGTCTAAATATCTTCATGAGTCTGATTAAAGGGAGGCACACAAACATTTTGCTACCAGAATCAAGGGAAATCAGATACATTTTGCGAGTTTTCTAAGTTTACACTTGAtaca
Protein-coding regions in this window:
- the LOC132405935 gene encoding nuclear receptor subfamily 2 group F member 1-A-like; translation: MPSSAEMSSAATEWGDSQDDNKPYSHNGTDESLESPAPSSSQTGGSDLELADQDRQCMQVDCVVCGDRASGKHYGQFTCEGCKSFFKRSIRRNLSYICRSSRDCQIDQFHRNQCQYCRLRKCFKVGMKREAVQRGRIPAAQSNPGELSLSPGDQLKGNNISGLISLLLRAEPYPTSRFSTQCTQYNLLSIDNICELAARLLFSAVEWARNIPFFHELQVSDQVALLRLSWSELFVLNAAQSSLPLHMAPLLAAAGLHSTQMSADRVVTFMDQIRAFQDQVEKLKVLQVDSAEYSCLKAIALYTPDASGLSEPAHIESLQERVQECLAEYVRCQYPPQPQRFGKLLLRLPALRAVPASLIGQLFFMRLVGKTPIETLIRDMLLSGGSFNWPYLPTQ